In Pseudomonas fluorescens, a genomic segment contains:
- a CDS encoding bifunctional helix-turn-helix transcriptional regulator/GNAT family N-acetyltransferase: MSTSLLVERAGIVRGFNRFYTHQIGVLQEHLLQSDYSLTEIRVLYELSSRGDLTSADLCQMLSLDAGYLSRLTSGFEKQGLIQKLRSPTDARAVQLHLTEQGRSVLAPLEQRTQDEVIALLQALPEPQQQQLTAAMQRIQSLLQGTPPSYLLRDPQPGDMGLVVQQQSALYAREYQWNWEFEALVAEIVAKYLREFDPTRERCWIAEKDGAVVGSVFVVRHDDSTAQLRMLYVDASARGLGIGQRLVDECLRFARDAGYTRMMLWTMSALTDARRLYQKAGFELEEEEPTLSFGKALVSQTWARAL, encoded by the coding sequence ATGTCCACATCCTTGCTTGTCGAACGCGCCGGCATCGTGCGCGGCTTCAATCGTTTCTATACCCATCAGATCGGCGTACTGCAGGAGCACCTGCTGCAAAGCGACTATTCCCTCACCGAGATCCGGGTGCTGTATGAGCTGTCGTCGCGCGGCGACCTGACCAGCGCCGACCTGTGCCAGATGCTCAGCCTGGATGCGGGCTACCTGAGCCGGTTGACCAGCGGTTTCGAAAAGCAAGGCTTGATCCAAAAGCTCCGCTCACCCACCGATGCGCGCGCGGTGCAATTGCACCTCACCGAACAAGGCCGCTCCGTGCTGGCACCCCTGGAGCAACGGACCCAGGACGAAGTCATTGCCCTGCTGCAAGCCCTGCCTGAGCCACAACAACAGCAACTGACCGCCGCCATGCAGCGCATTCAATCCTTGTTGCAAGGCACCCCGCCGAGCTACCTGCTGCGTGACCCGCAGCCAGGCGATATGGGCCTGGTGGTGCAGCAGCAATCGGCCTTGTATGCGCGGGAATACCAATGGAACTGGGAGTTCGAAGCACTGGTGGCGGAGATCGTCGCCAAGTACCTGCGCGAGTTCGACCCAACGCGTGAGCGCTGCTGGATCGCCGAAAAGGATGGCGCGGTGGTGGGTTCGGTATTCGTGGTGCGTCATGACGACAGCACCGCCCAACTGCGCATGCTCTACGTCGACGCCAGCGCCAGGGGCCTGGGTATCGGCCAGCGTCTGGTCGATGAATGCCTGCGCTTTGCCCGCGATGCCGGCTACACGCGCATGATGTTGTGGACCATGAGCGCGCTGACCGATGCGCGCAGGCTCTACCAGAAAGCCGGTTTCGAGCTGGAGGAAGAGGAACCTACCCTCAGTTTTGGCAAGGCCCTGGTCAGCCAGACCTGGGCCCGCGCACTGTAA